Below is a window of Malus domestica chromosome 13, GDT2T_hap1 DNA.
CGGACCATCGGCATTTTTGGTACAAAGGCCCACCCCAGTCATTATAACAACATTAAACCAGGCCCAACACTTTGACTGCCCATTAAGCCCAATCTAAATCTCCTCTCCCGCTCtcaaatttcttcactttctctGAGCTCTCTCAGTCGGTGACCTCCATGATTCCTCTGCAAATCCACCACCTCACCCCACGTTTCCTCATTTCCCAAACTACCCCTCTCCACTCCGCTCTCTCCCCCACCTCTCAAGCTGTCAAATTTTCCCTCAAACCCTACCCCTTTTCGTTTTCCCCAATTTTGCTATCCAACCCCACCTGCAAATTTCTGAAAGCCGCAGGGAGCCAAACGTCGTCGCTTTCTAGAAATGAGGAAGAAAGCGCTGGAATCTCAACCGGGCTCGAAGACTTGTCGGCGGACGGCGTCGTTTATAAGAAGACATTAGCGTTGGTGGAGTGCTCCATGTTTGCTGCGCTCACTGGCTTGGTGTACTTCCTCAGCAATTCTCTCGCAATTGAGGTTTGTTAGGttgaattgaaattgggttttTGATAGTTCAGAGAAGAACCCAAGTTAACAGTTTTAATTTTGTAATGTATGATGCTTTTGTTAATGTTCTTGCTTATAAAGTAGCTTGCTTTACATATTTTgttgggattttttttcttcttaattttcaattttaacagTATAGACACTTAGTTTTGCTGTTAGGATACTTCGCTTCAATCTTTGACTGTGTGCAGAGATATACAAAAACAAGTTTTGAACAATCCGATAGCTATTTTGGTTCTAACTTATAAGTCCTCaagttaatttttctatttttttgttcCTGGTATGAATTTGATGTTTATAACTAGTGTACTCATGTCGGGTTTTGTATGAACTTTGCTGTGATTATCTGTGACGCTTTGCCTGCTAGTGGAGGAAGACCTAAAGGATAAGAACCTAAGAGGCATAGGGCTAGAGAGAGGTTATGCATTCTAGTATAGGTTATCTCAATAATGTTTGTTGTAGTGCAGAATTATTTTGGCTGCTTCTTCTCGCTGCCGATAGTGATCACCTCAATGAGATGGGGCATCGCCACTGGAAGAAAAACTATGGTTTGTGACCATCCATGACCTGCCATGTTTGAAGTGGTTTGGTGTAGTGTTTTGTGTTACATAATTGCAATGGTTTTCTGATCTTGCTAGGTTGCAACAACTATGCTGTTGTTAATCCTGTCTGGTCCGGTGAAAGCCTTAACCTATCTGGTGAGCATGCTGTCTGTCAAGTTGTTCTTGTTATTGTGAATTAGTATGTATAGCAATTTTCTAATTCTTCATGTTCGAACAAGTTGCATCATAGTATTTCATAATCTCTCCTTGCATAAAATAGCTGAGATATTGTCATAATTCTCAAACCATTCCAGATTAGTTGATCCATTCCAATTGATCAAGGTGGCCTGGTTTCACCTAAAATTTGGTGAATATCGAATGTTTGCACTTAACCATGCTAATTGATTATCTTGTGCAGCTTAAGCATGGTTTAGTTGGTTTCACAATGGGAAGTTTATGGAGGTATGAAGTGATTCAAATTAGTTTAAGCAGTGGCTAAGGATTACCTTTTTGACATCATAGTTTTATGGTGAGTCTACGTCGTGCTGCTTGGcaattttaacttttattttttatcttctcAGGTCGGGAGCAAACTGGAgtctttctattttcttgtgCACAATTGTAGTGTTTCCTCCCTTGTGCACCGAATTCATGAAATCTATTGCAAGCAGTGGTTGTCTCTTAACCAGTTAAAAAGCTTTTACTGATGGTAACGGTTTTATTATATGTGCAGGTTCGATCACTGGGTCTTGTAGGGTATGTCCTGATATCGTCGTTCTTGATAAGTGAAAACATACTTGCTTTGGTAATTTACTATCCTTTTAAACCATCCTTTGATATTTGCTTTATGCAGTACCAGTATTTGAGTTAAATGGTTTTGTTCGTGGATCGGTTTGCTTGCAGATCACTATAAACATTCATGCTTCTCTAACATACATATTCACTGCATCGGGCATCTATACAGTCCCGTCAATGAAAGCAATTTATGTCTTATTTGGTACTCTGGTATATCTCTCTCTGCCTCTCTCACGCACACACTATCTTATATACTGAAGTATTAAGGCTTCATAGTTGTAACAGGTATTGATTAATTGCGGATCCTTCGTGTTCTTGCTACACCTATTATATTCGGTGTTCCTTATGAGGCTTGGGATGAAAGCATCATTAAGATTGCCAAGATGGCTGGAGAGGGCTATATAATTTGACTTCCCAGAGATTGAATAATTAACAACTCCATATTACCACATGTTATAGGTCGGGGGAAAAAACCAAAACCGCAACCGCAACCACAACGGTGGTTTCATTTCTTTAAGTGAGACCATGGCGAAGATTCAGTATCATGTATCATCACATTATTCATCATTGTTCATGACTACGTTCCTGTCATGTATACATAAAGCTACGTTTTGTATCGAAAACAGGCAAATGTCGATATCCCCTGTTTGCATTTTGTATCGACAAGAAACCTCCCTTGAGCTGCACCATTCTCGACTTTGCAAGCGCGTCTGAAACGAAAACTGAAAAACGCATAGAGAACTCAGGAAACGGATGCAATGTGAATATTTCTAAATTTCTTGTCGTGTCGTGTAGGAGAAAGAATGAGCACATAATATCCTGTTCTCACCTAAAACAAAAGGTTGTGATCTCATGAACGACTGATGTTGCAAAGTGAAGATAGAGTCGTTGCGttaagaaaaggagaaaattcaGCCAAAAGACATGATATCGGCTAATGAAATTCGTAAGTAGACACTATATCCATAAAAATAGTAGCGTGTCATGTATTTCCAATACACGGACCTAAGatctagtttgggagtgaggtgcttaaaaaaaaagcacccatgaaaaaaagctgtgagagttttaggtgtttggtaaactgaaaaaaaaaaggcttattttggaagctgctgtgagaataagctgaaatcaaaggaaaaaactgaagctgctatttgcagctttggaaaactggctttttttcaaagcacatggagctacagtgcttttttaatgaaaagactcactattagactgcttttttttccaaaaacacttttacaaaaaagtttactaaacactttgctgatttatttcacagccgcttattctcacagcacagccgcttattctcacagcagctttttttcaaagcacagcaataccaaaccagcccagtAACATATTACTGTACCTGTACCTGTAAATGCACAGTAACCAAGAAGAACCAAGCTCTCATCGACCCAAGGAACTCTGCAAACACAGGAAGTTCAATACATGAGAAACGTCAAGACCATCAACAACACAAGAATAACATTTCCACTTGAAAGAGCTCGCAACGTAATATCAAATGCAACATACCCGTCGTTCAATGGAAGATACAACAGTGACTGCACAGattaaaaaataaggaaaactaatgaaaagggcttgaaaattttgagttttaatgataagaacaaaataaagggtaaagtgaatagtaccatgattgactttttagtgtaaaaatatggtttttcgttaaagtgaacagtaccaggtgcttttcgttaaagttcttaaAAAATATTGGACCTAGTAATCTAATGTGGTCTTGAATTACAAAACAGAGCTTTCCTTCAACAACAATGGTAAAGCTGAGAAGAAACAACATGAAACACCCATTAAGCCAATCAAGTGTCTAGAATTAGAATAACATCAGAAAGATGGAAGCAATACCATTGCCAGGGCCAATAGCGTACTTGCTTTCCTTGCTTGAACAACCTTATGAAGGTTGGACACACTGCACGCATGCATAAACCAACATAAGGAAAAGTGTCGAATGGCCTTCAACGTACTAAAAGTTTACACATGAACTCTGAGCCTCTAACACATGAATATGCCAAGAGTAGTATGGATAACAATGAATTACAAACTTGAATGTGAGCGTTGGGAGAACAGCAAAAGCTATCATTAGAACCAACACAGCTTTGTATGTTGTGATTTCTGAAGTAAAAACAAGGAATTAAATTTCAGACCAACTGCGATGGCGAAGCAGCCAAAGAAATAGTCATCCACAATAAATATAACCACGGTAATCAGAGCGCATAAATGTCAAGGAGACATTGAGCTCAATATAGATAGGTACTGCAAAATAAATGCAGAAAACATAGCATGCAGTCATGTCTCGCAAAATGTAGATTCCTACATGTGTTTGATGTAAATATCATTTGTACGGCATCAACTAAATTAGGCCCGGGCTTACTATTAAGAACGGGGACCCAACTCAGGAAAGGAAAAGACTTTCCAAGTTGTAAAGCCCACCAGAAACTGAAAATGTAAAGAGAGAAAATAAGAGTTCTTAGAGTAATGGTTTACAAGTAACTTCAAGCTGTGCATACAAGTAAAGAGTATCGTAAGGGATCGTCGATTCAATGTTTTACCAAGTAGCGTATCGTAAGGGATTTAGGTTCAAACGATCACCCTATGTTATGCAATtaccaaaactgaactcaaggcatctaatttaACCTAAGAGTAGCATCAACAGTCCATTGGCCACTCGCTGCCGTGGGTGGCGGTCAGCCGTCCcgattcgccggaaaattcaactatttccaaaaattaccaaaatttacaggaatgaagatctcaatgagtagagtaagtttcatacatgtgaccaaggccaatttggccgagaAACACCTCAATTTTACATAAATCTGTCGGAAACCCTAAAGAGAGTGTGCTTCGATTCGGCCTCCATGCTCACTCTGATGCCTCCACAagtgtttgggctttgttcctgaggtTAAGGGGAGTCTATGGGTGGTGTAATTGGTTGGGTTAACTTCAATTTTTACGGATTATCATCATACACCCACACGGCCCCCGTCGGTTTTTCCTTCGAAATACCACCAAATTCTTCTAATTTTTGGGATGAAAATGGAAGGGAGAGGGTTAGGGTAGTATTTCCAGGTAGTGATTCAACACAATTCACCGGGAATTGGCCGGAAAATGCACGGATTTGGCCTTGATACTCAGCCAGGTCGCACGGGTCAAGGAGGAGACCCAATTTCTCCCTCCTTCTCAccttccctcctttccctcctttctcttcctttctcttctctttGGTTGGTCAGtcccctctcttcctctcctctAATTGGGCAGCAGCCCTCATTTCTGCTCTCTCTCATTCCccccctttttctttctcttattCCTCCCCCAATTCTTACAAAAATTACTCTTAAAATAATGTAATGgtacttaaaaatatatataaaataataaatggtaaaatCAATATCCCAATCCGCTTCTACGCAGCCGTATTGTCGAGTACTACAGAAATACGCTAAAGGAATATTTCATACGTCTCACTATACGTTGGTCAAGGTAAGTCAATACTCTCACCTCtcagggcatttttgtaaattcacacctttaaaatttataaaattctaGAACTAGGTACATGTTGTCACACGCACCCCTCTCTATGGCCTTCATAATTATTCAGTAAATTGTGTCTACAACATTCTCCTCCCATCCTTATATATGGTTAAATTTTTAAGTCgagattattaaaaaatgaatttaaaataattcttttcttaaattattttaaaaatatatatatattaggtacactatcctaatttaattttaagaacattttaacttaaaaatatttagatttcaATAAATATTAAAAGAGATTTAGGATAATTCAGTGATGAGTTGTTGCTTCTTGCCCCGTTGTATTTTCAATACATTTGGGAGATGTGGGAACTTCGCACGTGGGTTGCTAATCAAAATTCTCTaagctaaaaaaattaatataaactaGTCATATGCCCACATATTATACgtgtgtaattaaatttgtttattatttgGAAGAAGCGGGGTTTGAAGTGGGACACgtgggtttaaaaaaaaattcttctcaattatttaatttttaaatagggTGTGTTATGTTTATTTGGGTGTGAGGTTTTAtgtaaaagaaaaagtaaaatttgtGTTCCATGTAATTATCAAATTgttcatgtttttatttttgtttagtgtTGATGAGAGGTTTGGAATAGTAGTATTATGAAGTTTTAGTTGACAAATAGGTTTTTATTAATAAGTAGTTTAAATAGGCTCTCTGTCACCCTAATTAAGATATCTCAAGATGACATGTTGATATCACATGTTACTAACAACATATGTAACACAAGCGTTTAAAATTCCATGGATATTCAAAATACAGAACACCTTCAAATTTTTAAGTCGTTAATTCTTGATCTTTGTGTTTTTGAGCGAATACTAGATCATATAATACTTCAAAGCACTACAAAATATTTCATACTGCATATAGCTTATGGGTCCATTTTATTGTTCACGCAATTGTAATTTGaccctttattattttttatttattttttaaaaaagaacAAGTTTGTGGCAAAGCTAAGACAGTCCACTctttcaaaagcaaaaaaattcataaaagtaTTTTAGTCTCCCATGATCACCATCATGTGATCATCAACACCAAAAATCGAACTCATAATTAACCATGTGAAATACGAGCCTAGAATTATCTCATAGTATTACATTGAATCGACTCGTGATTGCTACTCTATGAACATTTTTTCTCATAAAACGTAAGTGTTTTCATTAAAAGTATGTTTTACCTAAAAGTTATTCCTTCATTATAAAGCACTTTTATAACCAGaaacacttgaatttttttcttcaaatgtaGCCATAAAGCACTTTTTATTGCCTGCAAATATCTAAGTCACTCCATAAGTAATCTCGACAACGTCACAAACTAATGTAATCAATGCATGCTTGACATACACAGAGAAACTCACACATCGAAAAATAATTTAACATCAAATTAGGAAATGAACCAAGATCTAAATCTTGATCACACCAACATAAGAAGTCACCACTGATCCAATCCACAAAATCCCATTGTGTTCTTCAACCTCACTAACAGACTGCAAAGCTTTACCACCCTCTCCATCCAAAACCTGCAAAACCCTACCTTGTTTGTCAAGTTTCACCCCCACAGGATCATTCACATTCAACAACTCCCCCGAGCTTTCATTATTATTTATCATATTCTGCACTTTGTTCTGCACTCCCTTAACTCCTCTTCCACTGTTGAGTCCAACCCAAAACTCTCCTTTTTTGGTTCTCTTGATGTTATCCGGAGGCCTCTGCAGCTGAGTAAAAAGTTCCAACACATGAGCTTTGGGGCCTCGGAGCCACAGCCTGTGGATTCTAAACTCGGCGGATTCGACGACGAGGACAAAGGACTTGTCGCCGCTCAGAGCCACGCCGTTTGCAAAACCCAGACCGTGGAGCAATACTTTCACTTTCTTTGTACGTGGGTCGTATTGTAGTAGCCTACCAGTATTGTCACCGGCTAGGACCGACTGAACCCATACCCTTTGACATTGACGACAAGAAAGTATAAGAAGGTAATTAATAGACCAAAACAAATTTGACAAATCTAACATATCTAACCAACAAGATTATATAAAGGTTAAAGTCCAAAACATTAATATGGGAGCAACAAATATCCTGTTAGTCTGTGAATTTACAATTCTTTAATCTTGACAAAAAAATTCTTCAATcacctttattttattaaacatcgattctttcttttaattttattaaatctAAAATAACCGAATATCTCGCCTACATAAGTAGAGCATCAAATTTTTTCCTTAAaataagaatagggtaaaagactgtttactaccctcatgtttcttggttttcaacatttagtacatcaagtttttttcgtctcagattcatacctaaagtgtaaattttgggacagtctcatacatccgttagtcaaattgttaagttttccgttaactatgacgtggcgcactgactgggcgccacgtgtcatccacgttttttttctttcctttcttttcttttcttctttcttcttcttcttcttcttcctccgactgcaactttcttctttttttttcttcctccttccttccctttcttccccttcttccttcttcttccttctcattctccttcttcttcctccgaatatggggaagctttttttttcttcttcttcttcttcctccgaatctacccagattcagttttttctttttttttttcttcttccttcttcttcttcttcctccgaatctgcccagattcagttttttttttcttcctccttcttctccttcttccttccccttcttctccttcttccttccccttcttcgttcttcttcttcttcctccgaatctgggggaagatgaatttttttttttttgaggaagaagaagaagaagaaggaggaagaaggggaaggaagaaggaggaagaaggggaaggaagaaggagaaggaggaagaaaaaaaaaaaaaaaacttccccagatttcagaggaagaagaagaagaaagagaaggaagaaggaggaaaaaaagaaaggaaaaaaaaaaaacaaacttccccagattttggaggaagaagaagaagaaggagaaggaagaagaaggaagaaggggaaggaaggaggaaggaagaaggagaaggaggaagaaaaaaaaaagttgcggtctgaggaagaagaagaagaagaaggaagaagaaaagaaaagaaagaaagaaaaatgtggAATAACACATGGCGCCCAgtcagtgcgccacgtcacagttaacgggagacttaacagtttgactaacggatgtatgagactgtcccaaaatttacactttaggtatgaatctgagacgaaaaaaacttaatgtactaaatattgaaaaccacaaaacataagggtagtaaacagttttTTACCCATAAGAATATGTCAACAAAATGTCACTTATGAACTCAATAAACGCTCTAATTTGAGTGAATCACATACATGTCATGTCAGCCTATCTCTTCTCAAACATATTTTGTTCTTTACTTTTGGCATCACAACCTGCTTGGACGCACTATCAACTCGGCTTGTGTAATCGAGACCGTTGAGTTAACAGGGGTCTAGATCATTGAATGCGAGAGTTTTAAGATAATTTATACGTGAGAgattttaagataatttttaataattgttGAGGAATAATATTGTGATTTTCAATTGTAATAGGTAAATCTTTAAAAAGTATTAAATTATCGTGACTTTTTCTTATATATGCGAGATAAATGGAATTTGCAAACTATATCTCCAATTTAAAAGCAGTCAATTCAAATTGATCTGGGCCATTTGGCACGTGAGCGTGTGGGTTGGAACAGTTGGAGCCTGGCTGGAGTGGTTTTGTTTCCACATGTACGTGGGTACAGTGCTTATCTTTCAAAAAAGCTGAAAGATAGGTTTGTTCCCTCTTGGCTTTAATGTGATAAGGATATGAAGAgtgttgttcaaaaaaaaaagaaaaaaaaaagaaaagaaggataCGACGAGTGATTGGTGGGATAATAATAATATCAtgaatgcatgcatgcatgcatgagaTAATGGGATAATGCATGGAGTGCATGTATACGGGGGATGTGAACCGAATGagatatttttctcttttttttttttgggggggggggggggtggtcaTGTCTTCAAGTACTAAACTTCGCGCTGCACGAACCCTTCTCACATTGTAAGAATAGCACAACCCTACTTCAAAGTTTGAATTAACATCAGTACTTCAAGCTCTTCAAGTTCGGTTGAATATTCTATCCATGTCTCAGCTAGCGAGGAGTCTTTGATTCTTTCGTTGAACAAAGACATTTCATTCAGCTAAGTGTTGTATGATTCGTTATTCCATTTCATTTCAGGGTTTGGCATTCTGACGGTTGAATGACTTACCATCAAGACATTTATCTCTTTCGAGTACATGTGTTCTTACATTTTAATGCCGATTCGGTCCACctatatttttacaaatatAGTTGAGGCGGCCAAACCTAGTGCAGAAGATCCTGAACTTCGCATTAACTAGCAACCTTGTTTCCAGGTTTTAGAACCCAAGGTCGGGACGTGTTCCTCCCTCAGCCATGACCGCTCGAGcacagaagtcagtagcgcatTTTACATCACCACCACATCCATTTTACTCGCTGATCGAGCTCAGTTgtgagttggcacgcccgcatTCAAAATGACCTAATTAGCTATTAATTATTTGGTTTGCGCGCCATGTAGGCTTAGTAATTTTTAGGATCAACACAACCTTGTTTTGTGATGGGATTAATTATTTAGGTATATAATCAAAAATTTAGACTTAAACCTAAAATCTAAGCTGTCGATTAAACAGTGATTATACTTCTTAAGTAATCAATCATATCAATAATTGTGATCAAAAGTGAAAATACTTGAATAAAAATGGGATTTTACTGACGTgcctgtgtttttttttttaaatcaaaagaACTCGTGCAGTCAGCAAAGGAAAATGAAGGATGAGTTAGAAAATGATGTACCTTCTTTGGAACACAGTGCTTGTGTCTGTGAAATAAACGATTCCTGTTTCTTCATCAATATCCAAAGAGTTTACAAAAAGGAAGGGGACTCCTCCTATAGAATTGGCAAGAACCTCCGCCTTACCACCATTAGGCC
It encodes the following:
- the LOC103414428 gene encoding uncharacterized protein, which codes for MIPLQIHHLTPRFLISQTTPLHSALSPTSQAVKFSLKPYPFSFSPILLSNPTCKFLKAAGSQTSSLSRNEEESAGISTGLEDLSADGVVYKKTLALVECSMFAALTGLVYFLSNSLAIENYFGCFFSLPIVITSMRWGIATGRKTMVATTMLLLILSGPVKALTYLLKHGLVGFTMGSLWRSGANWSLSIFLCTIVRSLGLVGYVLISSFLISENILALITINIHASLTYIFTASGIYTVPSMKAIYVLFGTLVLINCGSFVFLLHLLYSVFLMRLGMKASLRLPRWLERAI
- the LOC103414423 gene encoding protein STRICTOSIDINE SYNTHASE-LIKE 10-like produces the protein MRPPSFLLLFLLLTVIAPDAILTSKPASCKSVNLGNYREIELARVVGPESIAFDCRGNGPYVGVSDGTILKWQGPHLGWTEFAFTSPNRARKLCDGSTNVTNEPMCGRPLGMMFHPKTCDLYFADAYFGLMKTGPNGGKAEVLANSIGGVPFLFVNSLDIDEETGIVYFTDTSTVFQRRVWVQSVLAGDNTGRLLQYDPRTKKVKVLLHGLGFANGVALSGDKSFVLVVESAEFRIHRLWLRGPKAHVLELFTQLQRPPDNIKRTKKGEFWVGLNSGRGVKGVQNKVQNMINNNESSGELLNVNDPVGVKLDKQGRVLQVLDGEGGKALQSVSEVEEHNGILWIGSVVTSYVGVIKI
- the LOC114820684 gene encoding choline/ethanolaminephosphotransferase 2-like, which encodes MIAFAVLPTLTFNVSNLHKVVQARKASTLLALAMSLLYLPLNDGVPWVDESLVLLGYCAFTGTVVHEITTFCFSFRFRRACKVENGAAQGRFLVDTKCKQGISTFACFRYKT